One stretch of Candidatus Baltobacteraceae bacterium DNA includes these proteins:
- the yqeK gene encoding bis(5'-nucleosyl)-tetraphosphatase (symmetrical) YqeK — protein sequence MDAGEIRQRPREVDRVLDGAVTGVEFVRLGKRVHAHIGQQHRYAHTLRVARMAVRLARRYRENVERAMLAGMLHDLARLYTPERLLEESRARGLAIGAFEETHPRVLHARIGAELAREEFGIDDERILSAIRYHTLGAGSMNTLDAIVYLADSLEPGRDFDERADLERLSFHNLNAAMRETLLATTAFHGASGKSIAPETAAAIELFSSEEKKTA from the coding sequence ATGGACGCCGGCGAAATTCGACAACGTCCCCGTGAAGTCGATCGCGTTCTGGATGGTGCGGTGACCGGCGTCGAGTTCGTCCGGCTCGGCAAACGCGTGCACGCGCACATCGGCCAGCAGCATCGCTACGCGCACACGTTACGCGTCGCGCGCATGGCGGTTCGGCTTGCGCGACGGTACCGTGAGAATGTCGAGCGTGCAATGCTGGCCGGCATGCTGCACGATCTTGCGCGCTTGTACACGCCGGAGCGTCTGCTCGAGGAATCTCGCGCGCGCGGACTTGCGATCGGCGCCTTCGAAGAAACGCACCCACGGGTTCTGCACGCGCGTATCGGCGCCGAGCTCGCTCGGGAAGAGTTTGGAATCGATGACGAGCGGATTCTCTCGGCGATCCGCTATCATACGCTCGGCGCGGGTTCGATGAATACCCTCGATGCCATCGTGTACTTGGCCGATTCTCTCGAACCGGGCCGCGATTTCGACGAACGCGCCGACCTCGAACGGCTTTCGTTCCACAATCTGAACGCAGCGATGCGTGAGACGCTGCTCGCCACGACAGCTTTTCACGGCGCGTCCGGAAAATCTATCGCACCGGAAACTGCCGCCGCCATCGAACTGTTTTCATCAGAGGAGAAGAAAACTGCCTGA
- the rsfS gene encoding ribosome silencing factor → MIETVRAAAEDKKGEDITVLDLDGRTIVADTFVIVTGRSNVQTRAIADAIIEKSKAEGFGVARTEGYSDGNWILIDLGSVVAHVFTPESRAFYNLERLWGPGTRAARAIES, encoded by the coding sequence TTGATCGAGACCGTGCGGGCCGCCGCAGAAGACAAGAAAGGCGAGGACATCACCGTCCTGGATTTGGACGGGCGAACCATCGTCGCCGACACGTTCGTGATCGTCACCGGCCGCTCGAACGTCCAAACGCGAGCGATCGCTGACGCGATCATCGAGAAGTCGAAAGCTGAGGGGTTCGGCGTAGCGCGCACCGAGGGCTATTCCGACGGGAATTGGATTCTGATCGACCTTGGGTCCGTCGTTGCGCACGTTTTTACACCGGAGAGCCGTGCGTTCTACAATCTCGAGCGGTTGTGGGGTCCGGGCACTCGCGCGGCACGCGCGATCGAATCCTAG
- the rimI gene encoding ribosomal protein S18-alanine N-acetyltransferase has protein sequence MKLIGQRLQIEAMRTEDVPAVLQIESVSFTTAWPANAFSNELSENKLAHYFAGRIDGKIVAYGGIWVILEDSHITTIAVEPGHRGRGLGEQMLIHLLDEAMERGASWITLEVRESNDVAQRLYRKYGFTNVSVRRAYYSDNNENAVVMWAGNLRGELYRNRLRALRAALYG, from the coding sequence ATGAAACTCATCGGGCAGCGCCTGCAGATCGAAGCGATGCGCACGGAAGACGTTCCCGCGGTCCTGCAAATCGAATCCGTCTCATTTACGACGGCGTGGCCTGCGAACGCATTCTCGAACGAATTGAGCGAAAACAAGCTCGCACACTATTTCGCCGGACGCATCGACGGAAAGATCGTCGCTTACGGCGGCATCTGGGTGATTCTCGAAGATTCTCACATCACGACGATCGCCGTCGAACCGGGACATCGCGGACGAGGTTTGGGCGAGCAAATGCTGATTCACTTGCTCGATGAGGCGATGGAGCGCGGCGCATCGTGGATCACGCTCGAAGTTCGCGAGAGCAATGACGTTGCGCAGCGATTGTATCGCAAGTACGGATTCACGAACGTTAGCGTACGGCGCGCATACTACAGCGACAACAACGAGAATGCCGTCGTCATGTGGGCCGGGAATCTCCGCGGTGAGCTCTATCGAAACCGGCTGCGTGCATTGCGCGCTGCACTCTACGGGTGA
- the tsaB gene encoding tRNA (adenosine(37)-N6)-threonylcarbamoyltransferase complex dimerization subunit type 1 TsaB: MREPILALEGALDSFSVALLRDGEILAESLSKQAALEEGLRLVRARLEGGKLRLADLGGIAVGTGPGGFTGLRITIAFAKSLAFGAKLPLVGISSFDILDGSAAAESRLPRVTVIYGRPGIACMRRTAHEGTRVACGPIAATLARVTSEGEEIAIVGATEDVQSAALERGLSVHLIPVGTELPAATLARIARTRPPATSVHEVAPDYGELPAVKQR; this comes from the coding sequence GTGCGTGAACCGATCTTGGCACTCGAAGGCGCGCTCGATTCGTTTTCGGTCGCGCTCTTGCGCGACGGCGAAATCCTTGCGGAATCGCTTTCGAAGCAAGCGGCACTCGAGGAAGGCCTGCGCTTGGTACGCGCGCGCCTCGAAGGGGGAAAGCTTCGGCTCGCCGATCTCGGCGGGATCGCAGTTGGAACCGGGCCGGGCGGATTCACGGGTCTGCGTATCACGATCGCGTTTGCGAAATCGCTCGCCTTCGGTGCGAAGCTCCCGCTCGTGGGCATCTCTTCCTTCGATATATTGGACGGCAGCGCAGCCGCCGAGTCGCGGCTGCCGCGCGTGACCGTGATCTACGGCAGACCGGGCATCGCGTGCATGCGACGCACCGCACACGAGGGAACACGCGTCGCGTGCGGGCCGATTGCGGCGACGCTTGCGCGGGTCACCTCCGAAGGTGAAGAAATCGCAATCGTCGGCGCCACGGAGGACGTGCAGAGCGCGGCTCTCGAACGCGGTCTGTCCGTGCATCTCATCCCGGTCGGTACCGAGCTCCCTGCTGCGACCCTTGCCCGCATCGCACGCACGCGTCCACCTGCGACCAGCGTTCATGAGGTCGCACCCGATTATGGTGAGCTCCCCGCGGTGAAGCAACGGTAA
- the gyrA gene encoding DNA gyrase subunit A produces the protein MVKDEMERSYLAYAMSVIASRALPDVRDGLKPVQRRILFAMREMGFTPDKQHRKCAGIVGEVLKSYHPHGDSSVYDALVRMAQDFTLRYPLVDGHGNFGSIDGDPPAAYRYTEARLARAALDMLAEIDRETVDFIPNFDNQTTEPTVLPSRLPNLLVNGSSGIAVGMATNIPPHNVGEICDAIALLLENPQATDDELAAIVQGPDFPTAGVIMGREAIREAYKTGRGSVVIRGKAEIVEERGKYKIIITEVPFQVTKSRIVEAIAEAYSDKRIAGITACHDESNRKGMRIAVELARNATPNVVLNQLYKHTPLQTSFGFNMLALVPAQTESGQLTLEPQVLPLKEMLAHFITHRRVVVRRRTEYDLKKAEERAHLLEGFRIALDHIDEVIKIIRGSQTVDVARASLMDRFKLTEIQANAIVDMRLRTLTGLERQKIEDEYNELKKKIIDYKDILAKPKRIDAIVKAEGEDVKKRFADERRTQIVAAEGEVSIEDIIANVPVVITVTAGGYIKRVSVDTFRQQNRGGRGVMGIGNLKSEDVVRNFFIANTHETVLFFTNKGRVFRLKAYEVPETSRQARGTNLVNLLTLPPGEVATAVLPVRAFDDDKYLVMVTRHGVIKKTRLEDFANVRRSGLIAINLDEDDELLAVDLSDGKRDIILASSGGMAVHFNETDVRAMGRPARGVKAMTLGPGDEIMAMDVVEDDRREVLIVTSHGFGKRTPIDEYRHTSRGGKGVKAFARERAIGNVVDQILVRESDELLIITSANNVTRIPVKQIRRAGRSTKGVRLVRLAEGDEVLAVANLTQQSKEIAEITGEPAPVLAQQAADLPADED, from the coding sequence ATGGTCAAAGACGAGATGGAGCGTTCCTACCTCGCCTACGCCATGTCGGTTATCGCCTCGCGTGCGCTTCCGGATGTACGCGACGGCCTCAAACCTGTGCAGCGTCGCATCCTATTCGCAATGCGCGAGATGGGCTTCACCCCGGACAAGCAGCATCGGAAGTGCGCCGGTATCGTCGGCGAGGTGCTCAAGTCGTACCATCCGCACGGCGACTCGTCGGTTTACGACGCGCTCGTGCGCATGGCTCAGGATTTCACGCTGCGCTATCCGCTCGTCGACGGACACGGAAACTTCGGCTCGATCGACGGCGACCCGCCGGCCGCATATCGCTACACCGAAGCACGTCTCGCGCGTGCCGCGCTCGATATGCTTGCCGAAATCGATCGCGAGACGGTCGATTTCATTCCGAACTTCGACAATCAAACGACGGAACCGACCGTTCTGCCGTCGCGCTTACCGAATCTGCTCGTCAACGGTTCGAGCGGCATCGCCGTCGGCATGGCTACGAACATCCCGCCGCACAACGTCGGCGAGATCTGCGATGCGATCGCGCTCTTACTCGAGAATCCGCAAGCGACCGACGACGAGCTGGCCGCAATCGTTCAAGGTCCCGATTTTCCGACCGCCGGCGTGATCATGGGACGCGAAGCGATTCGCGAAGCCTACAAGACCGGGCGCGGTTCGGTCGTCATCCGCGGTAAAGCCGAGATCGTCGAAGAGCGCGGCAAGTACAAGATCATCATCACCGAGGTGCCGTTCCAAGTTACGAAGTCGCGCATTGTCGAGGCGATAGCCGAAGCGTATTCCGACAAACGCATCGCCGGTATCACTGCGTGCCACGACGAGAGCAACCGCAAAGGCATGCGCATCGCAGTCGAGCTTGCGCGCAATGCCACGCCGAACGTCGTCTTGAACCAGCTCTACAAGCACACGCCGCTCCAAACGAGCTTCGGTTTCAATATGCTCGCGCTCGTGCCGGCCCAGACCGAGAGCGGCCAGCTGACGCTCGAGCCTCAAGTTCTTCCGCTCAAAGAGATGCTCGCGCACTTCATTACGCATCGTCGCGTTGTCGTTCGCCGGCGCACCGAATACGATCTCAAGAAGGCCGAAGAGCGCGCGCATCTGCTCGAGGGCTTCCGGATCGCGCTCGACCACATCGACGAGGTCATCAAGATCATCCGCGGCAGCCAAACGGTCGACGTCGCACGCGCGAGTTTGATGGATCGCTTCAAGCTCACCGAGATCCAAGCCAACGCCATCGTCGACATGCGTCTGCGCACGCTCACCGGCCTCGAGCGTCAGAAGATCGAAGACGAGTACAACGAGCTCAAGAAAAAGATCATCGACTACAAAGACATTCTCGCCAAGCCAAAGCGCATCGATGCTATCGTCAAGGCGGAAGGCGAGGACGTCAAAAAGCGTTTCGCCGACGAGCGCCGCACGCAAATCGTCGCGGCCGAGGGCGAAGTCTCGATCGAAGACATCATTGCCAACGTCCCCGTCGTCATCACCGTGACGGCCGGCGGCTACATCAAGCGTGTCTCGGTCGACACATTCCGCCAACAGAATCGTGGCGGTCGTGGCGTGATGGGAATCGGCAACCTCAAGAGCGAGGACGTCGTTCGCAATTTCTTCATTGCGAACACGCACGAAACGGTCTTGTTCTTCACGAACAAGGGCCGCGTTTTCCGGCTGAAGGCCTACGAAGTTCCGGAAACATCACGCCAAGCTCGCGGCACCAATCTCGTCAACTTGCTCACGCTTCCGCCGGGCGAGGTTGCTACGGCCGTGCTGCCGGTTCGCGCGTTCGATGACGACAAGTATCTCGTCATGGTGACGCGTCACGGCGTCATCAAGAAGACGCGGCTCGAAGATTTTGCAAATGTTCGCCGCAGTGGCTTGATCGCCATCAACCTCGACGAGGACGACGAGCTGCTCGCAGTCGATCTATCCGACGGGAAACGCGACATCATTCTTGCCTCGAGCGGCGGTATGGCGGTGCACTTCAATGAAACCGACGTGCGCGCAATGGGCCGGCCGGCGCGCGGCGTCAAGGCAATGACGCTCGGTCCGGGCGATGAGATCATGGCTATGGACGTGGTCGAGGACGACCGGCGCGAAGTTCTGATCGTCACCTCGCACGGCTTCGGCAAACGAACGCCGATCGACGAATACCGTCATACGTCGCGCGGCGGCAAAGGCGTCAAAGCATTTGCCCGTGAGCGCGCGATCGGCAACGTCGTCGATCAGATTCTCGTGCGCGAGAGCGACGAGCTGCTCATCATCACGAGCGCGAACAACGTCACGCGCATTCCGGTCAAGCAGATCCGGCGCGCCGGCCGCTCGACCAAGGGCGTACGGCTCGTGCGGCTCGCAGAAGGCGACGAAGTGCTCGCGGTTGCGAATCTCACGCAGCAAAGCAAAGAGATCGCCGAGATCACGGGCGAGCCGGCGCCCGTCCTCGCGCAACAAGCGGCAGACCTGCCGGCGGACGAAGACTAG
- a CDS encoding HAMP domain-containing sensor histidine kinase, whose amino-acid sequence MLRTLRGRITFSYTAFVMILFLFVAAVLAREAVMFYSRATNDAIAAAANQIRQIVAQNPNAGFTSLAGNVHQMVERPGLHIIGFEHPEGVTVGRPPLHFGTHRRAVYVPISQQPRLRPAPPGSPPGGPPPPDGDRNPGNRTLFSISNLIGIHPERIDTKIATFFVSPDPDVFRSLLTSYAMIAFGGLIVCGLIGFLIGRYLADQALAPMIAVTGALQRFADGDFTPQRIDTQDRTEVGELASAFNGAASQVSAAFDERRRVEEYIRQFVADASHELRTPLTVIRGYLDVLKRGALADPIKRDRAFATLDTESARMRALIDKLVVLARLERPQPSQLARVDVAAVARNLAEAVRDVPGHPPVALVLDDGAHVLAEESELHEALANLLDNARKYGAGAPIELQVKREGSFVIARVVDAGPGIPDDEQSHIFDRFFRGAARGEIEGSGLGLAIAVHAVSRAHGTLRLLESRPGRTVFEIKLPAAPQIREEALV is encoded by the coding sequence ATGCTCCGGACCCTTCGTGGTCGCATCACGTTTTCGTACACGGCATTCGTGATGATTCTGTTTCTGTTTGTCGCCGCGGTTCTCGCGCGCGAAGCAGTGATGTTCTATTCACGTGCGACGAACGATGCGATAGCGGCGGCCGCGAACCAAATTCGCCAGATCGTCGCGCAGAACCCGAACGCCGGCTTCACGTCGCTGGCCGGCAACGTGCATCAGATGGTCGAGCGGCCAGGCTTGCACATCATCGGATTCGAGCATCCCGAAGGCGTGACCGTCGGCCGTCCCCCGCTACACTTCGGAACGCACAGGCGCGCCGTGTACGTCCCGATTTCGCAGCAGCCCCGACTGCGCCCGGCACCACCGGGATCGCCACCGGGTGGACCACCTCCCCCTGACGGCGATCGCAATCCCGGCAATCGAACGCTTTTCTCGATCTCGAATCTGATCGGGATTCATCCGGAGCGCATCGACACGAAGATTGCGACATTCTTTGTCAGCCCCGATCCCGACGTCTTCCGTTCGTTGCTGACGTCGTACGCGATGATCGCGTTCGGCGGCCTGATCGTGTGCGGCTTGATCGGATTTCTGATCGGACGCTATCTTGCCGATCAAGCCCTAGCGCCGATGATCGCGGTGACCGGCGCGCTGCAGCGTTTTGCGGACGGTGATTTCACGCCGCAACGCATCGACACCCAGGACCGTACCGAAGTCGGCGAGCTGGCGAGTGCATTCAACGGCGCCGCTTCGCAAGTTTCCGCCGCGTTCGACGAGCGCCGCCGCGTTGAGGAATACATTCGTCAATTCGTGGCGGACGCGAGTCACGAGCTGCGCACGCCGCTGACCGTCATTCGCGGATATCTCGACGTCCTCAAGCGCGGCGCGCTCGCCGATCCGATTAAGCGCGATCGTGCCTTTGCGACGCTCGATACGGAAAGCGCGCGGATGCGCGCGCTGATCGACAAGCTGGTGGTTCTGGCACGGCTCGAACGGCCCCAACCCTCGCAGCTCGCGCGCGTCGACGTCGCCGCAGTCGCGCGCAATCTTGCAGAGGCGGTACGCGACGTTCCGGGACATCCGCCGGTCGCGCTCGTGCTCGACGACGGTGCGCACGTGCTCGCGGAAGAATCCGAGCTGCACGAAGCGCTGGCCAATCTTTTGGACAACGCGCGCAAGTATGGCGCCGGCGCGCCGATCGAGCTTCAGGTGAAGCGCGAAGGCTCGTTCGTTATCGCACGAGTCGTCGACGCCGGCCCTGGTATCCCGGACGACGAACAGTCACACATCTTCGATCGCTTTTTCCGCGGCGCGGCGCGCGGCGAGATCGAAGGCTCGGGGCTGGGCCTGGCAATTGCCGTGCACGCAGTAAGCCGCGCACACGGCACGTTGCGATTGCTCGAAAGCCGTCCGGGCCGGACCGTTTTCGAGATCAAGCTACCGGCGGCGCCGCAAATCCGGGAAGAAGCGCTGGTCTAG
- a CDS encoding response regulator transcription factor yields the protein MDPESARIAVVDDERNVRELLEVGLTQEGYAVRTAADGQQALALIREWPPDIIVLDVMMPKVDGIALLPMVRKLTEVPVIMLSAKGEVADRIEGLRSGADDYLAKPFEFAELLARLETALRRPRLAKPHTLRFADLTVDLDARRVMRDNRRIDLSMREYDLLVALIRSPNRVFTREQLLDMVWGSDREVGTGTVETYISYLRAKIDTPPRKKLIHTVRGVGYVLREE from the coding sequence ATGGACCCGGAGTCAGCCCGGATTGCGGTCGTTGACGACGAGCGCAACGTCCGGGAACTGCTGGAAGTCGGTCTCACGCAAGAAGGGTACGCTGTTCGCACTGCAGCCGATGGGCAACAAGCCCTCGCGCTTATTCGTGAATGGCCGCCCGACATTATTGTGCTGGACGTGATGATGCCCAAGGTCGACGGCATTGCACTTTTGCCGATGGTGCGCAAGTTGACGGAAGTCCCCGTCATCATGCTGAGCGCCAAAGGCGAAGTCGCAGATCGTATCGAGGGCCTGCGCAGCGGCGCTGATGACTATCTGGCCAAACCCTTCGAATTCGCCGAGCTGCTCGCGCGCCTGGAAACGGCGCTGCGGCGGCCGCGGCTCGCAAAGCCTCACACGCTTCGTTTCGCCGACCTCACTGTCGATCTCGACGCGCGCCGCGTGATGCGGGACAACCGCCGAATCGATCTTTCGATGCGCGAGTATGACCTGCTCGTCGCATTGATTCGTTCACCCAACCGCGTGTTTACGCGCGAGCAGCTCCTCGACATGGTTTGGGGCAGCGACCGCGAAGTCGGCACCGGAACTGTTGAGACGTACATCTCGTACCTTCGGGCGAAAATCGACACGCCGCCGCGTAAGAAGTTGATTCACACGGTCCGCGGCGTCGGCTACGTCTTGCGCGAGGAGTAA
- the tsaE gene encoding tRNA (adenosine(37)-N6)-threonylcarbamoyltransferase complex ATPase subunit type 1 TsaE yields the protein MKAAKTEHTAPEIMPITMSPSRQYTLEAFPARLTVSSLEAMRALAAELARHVRRGDVIAVEGPLGSGKTVFAAGLAAALVGGDPVTSPTFTFWHRYGDAKVKLEHLDLYRIEEEADLAELGLEEAFSTDSITIVEWPERAPSLVGTAKWRVQISGSGDSPREVTIRAGA from the coding sequence ATGAAAGCTGCCAAAACCGAACACACCGCACCGGAGATAATGCCAATTACGATGTCGCCCAGCCGCCAATACACTTTGGAGGCGTTCCCCGCACGTCTTACGGTTTCTTCCCTAGAGGCGATGCGCGCGCTGGCTGCGGAGCTCGCGCGTCACGTTCGCCGAGGTGACGTCATCGCCGTCGAGGGCCCGCTGGGCAGCGGAAAGACGGTTTTTGCCGCCGGCCTTGCGGCCGCGCTCGTCGGTGGCGACCCGGTCACGAGTCCTACCTTCACGTTCTGGCATCGCTACGGCGACGCCAAGGTCAAGCTCGAACACCTCGATCTCTATCGCATCGAGGAGGAAGCCGACTTGGCCGAGCTTGGACTCGAAGAAGCCTTCTCAACTGACTCGATCACCATCGTCGAATGGCCCGAACGCGCTCCGAGTTTGGTCGGAACCGCGAAATGGCGCGTACAGATCAGCGGCAGCGGCGATTCCCCACGCGAGGTCACGATTCGCGCGGGTGCGTGA